A part of Antechinus flavipes isolate AdamAnt ecotype Samford, QLD, Australia chromosome 6, AdamAnt_v2, whole genome shotgun sequence genomic DNA contains:
- the LOC127542136 gene encoding zinc finger protein 260-like: MLQEVVTFKDVTVDFTQEEWGLLDPSQKALFKEVMVENTRNLISLGKGTSLDNFKRKENLIVHQQTHTGEKPYECNQCGKGFRSKGGLIGHQMMHTGEKPYECNQCGKGFRSKGGLIGHQMMHTGEKPYECNQCGRSFIKKGALILHQSTHTGEKPYECNQCGKAFRRKENLIVHQQIHTGEKPYECNQCGKGFRSKGGLIGHQMMHTGEKPYECNQCGKGFRSKGGLIGHQMMHTGEKPYECNQCGRSFIKKGALILHQRTHTGEKPYECNQCRKAFKRKGTLIVHQQTHTGEKPFECNQCGKRFRSKEGLIGHQRTHTGEKPYECNQCGKGFRSKGGLVEHQMMHTGEKPYECNQCGKSFIKKGGLSLHQRIHTGEKPYECNQCGKTFRSKGGLIGHQMMHTGEKPYECNQCGKSFIQKGTLTVHQRTHTGEKPYECNQCGKAFRRKGNLIVHQQTHTGEKPYECNQCGKHFRSKEGLIVHQRTHTGEKPYECNQCGKGFRSKGGLIGHQMMHTGEKPYECNQCEKSFIKKGALIVHQRIHTGEKPYECNQCGKAFRSKEGFIAHQRIHTGDKP; encoded by the exons ATGCTGCAGGAGGTTGTGACATTCAAGGATGTGACTGTGGACTTCACCCAGGAGGAGTGGGGGCTCTTGGACCCCTCTCAGAAGGCGCTGTTCAAGGAGGTCATGGTGGAGAACACCCGGAATCTGATCTCCTTGGGTAAGGGCACCTCTCTCGATAATTTCAA aaggaaggaaaatcttATTGTTCATCAGCAAactcacactggagaaaaaccttatgaatgtaaccaatgtggaaagggttttagaaGCAAGGGAGGTCTTATTGGACATCAGATGATGCACACTGGAgaaaagccttatgaatgtaaccaatgtggaaagggttttagaaGCAAGGGAGGTCTTATTGGACATCAGATGatgcacactggagagaagccttatgaatgtaaccagtgtggaagaagttttataaaaaaagggGCTCTTATTTTACATCAGAGCacccatactggagagaaaccttatgaatgtaaccaatgtggaaaagcttttagaaggaaggaaaatcttATTGTTCATCAGCAAatacacactggagagaaaccttatgaatgtaaccaatgtggaaagggttttagaaGCAAGGGAGGTCTTATTGGACATCAGATGATGCACACTGGAgaaaagccttatgaatgtaaccaatgtggaaagggttttagaaGCAAGGGAGGTCTTATTGGACATCAGATGatgcacactggagagaagccttatgaatgtaaccagtgtggaagaagttttataaaaaaaggaGCTCTTATTTTACATCAGAGAacccatactggagagaaaccttatgaatgtaaccaatgtagAAAGGCTTTTAAAAGGAAGGGAACTCTTATTGTTCATCAGCAAacacacactggagagaaaccttttgaatgtaaccaatgtggaaagcgTTTTAGAAGCAAGGAAGGTCTTATTggacatcagagaacccacactggagagaaaccttatgaatgtaaccaatgtggaaaaggTTTTAGAAGCAAGGGAGGTCTTGTTGAACATCAGATGatgcacactggagagaagccttatgaatgtaatcagtgtgggaaaagttttataaaaaaaggaGGTCTTAgtttacatcagagaatccacactggagagaaaccttatgaatgtaaccagtgtggaaagacttttagaagCAAGGGAGGTCTTATTGGACATCAGATGAtgcatactggagagaagccttatgaatgtaaccagtgtgggaaaagttttatacaaaaaggaactcttactgtacatcagagaacccacactggagagaaaccttatgaatgtaaccaatgtggaaaggcttttagaaggaAGGGAAATCTAATTGTTCATCAGCAAacacacactggagagaaaccttatgaatgtaaccaatgtggaaagcaTTTTAGAAGCAAGGAAggtcttattgtacatcagagaacccacactggagagaaaccttatgaatgtaaccaatgtggaaagggttttagaaGCAAGGGAGGTCTTATTGGACATCAGATGatgcacactggagagaagccttatgaatgtaaccagtgtgagaaaagttttataaaaaaaggagctcttattgtacatcagagaatccacactggagagaagccttatgaatgtaatcaatgtggaaaggcttttagaagcaagGAAGGTTTTattgcacatcagagaatccatactggagataAGCCTTAG